A genomic region of Sphingomonas sp. IW22 contains the following coding sequences:
- a CDS encoding helix-turn-helix domain-containing protein, translating into MSLERRHYDPSSPMDIRVRFGRNVRALRDAADLSQDEFADRVGVHRTYMSGIERGVRAPTIIVVEKIARTLGVDPGALFASDLNLERHRAK; encoded by the coding sequence ATGTCGCTCGAAAGGCGACATTATGATCCATCCTCGCCGATGGACATCAGAGTGCGATTTGGCCGTAACGTGCGTGCGCTACGCGACGCCGCCGACCTTTCGCAGGACGAGTTTGCGGACAGGGTAGGCGTCCATAGAACCTACATGAGCGGCATCGAGCGCGGCGTCCGCGCACCGACAATCATCGTCGTAGAAAAGATTGCACGGACCTTGGGCGTCGATCCCGGCGCCCTATTCGCCAGCGACCTCAATCTGGAAAGGCATCGGGC
- a CDS encoding DUF4236 domain-containing protein has product MGFRFRQVLSVVPGLRLNLSKSGISTSLGVQGATANISKNGVRGTVGIPGSGVSYSKMFLRSGRGVPSSVSRATEPKSSLGQERKNPRTSHINDEALADLYLLTAHLVVGNANASPSWLQRQFRIEYIEAAELIEQLEAGGIVSPPDKIGRRKVLVDVQSLPELPE; this is encoded by the coding sequence ATGGGTTTCAGGTTCCGGCAGGTGCTCAGCGTGGTGCCCGGATTGCGGCTTAATCTAAGCAAGAGCGGCATCTCAACCAGCTTGGGAGTTCAGGGGGCTACCGCGAACATCAGCAAGAATGGTGTCAGAGGGACGGTCGGTATTCCGGGGTCCGGCGTATCATATTCCAAAATGTTTTTACGATCTGGTAGGGGCGTTCCGTCTTCGGTTTCGCGCGCAACCGAGCCGAAAAGTTCGCTGGGTCAGGAAAGAAAAAATCCGCGCACCTCCCATATAAACGACGAAGCATTGGCTGACCTCTATCTGCTGACCGCCCATCTTGTTGTGGGGAACGCAAACGCGTCTCCCAGTTGGCTCCAGCGACAATTTCGAATTGAATATATTGAAGCTGCCGAACTGATTGAGCAGTTGGAGGCCGGGGGAATCGTTTCACCTCCAGATAAAATCGGAAGGCGGAAAGTCTTGGTTGACGTCCAAAGCCTCCCTGAACTGCCGGAATAG